Proteins from a single region of Campylobacter sputorum:
- the murG gene encoding undecaprenyldiphospho-muramoylpentapeptide beta-N-acetylglucosaminyltransferase has protein sequence MIAISGGGTGGHLIIAKTLCEELNKRGEKTIFIGSQNGQDKLWFENDDDFTHKYFLPSSGVVDKKGFSKLFSLLNTIKLSFKCMSIFREHNIKKIVCVGGYSAAPTAFAGILTKKEIYIHEQNAITGKLNKFIKKFAKKFFSSYEGKFYSYPVNLKFFESARVRNELKTIMFLGGSQGAKFINSLALELALSLKEKNIKIIHQCGLREFDEIKQKYEELGVEAEIFAFSKNIEESMKNADLCISRAGASSLWELCANRLPCIFIPFPFAAKNHQFYNAKFLYEKNLCVLIEQKNVDKNTVLRHIDNINLAKISSGLANIIEKNGAKIIVDEILA, from the coding sequence ATGATAGCAATTAGCGGTGGCGGAACTGGCGGGCATTTGATTATAGCTAAAACTCTTTGCGAAGAGTTAAATAAAAGAGGCGAAAAAACTATTTTTATAGGTTCGCAAAACGGACAAGATAAACTTTGGTTTGAAAATGATGATGATTTTACGCATAAATATTTTTTACCAAGTAGTGGAGTTGTGGATAAAAAAGGCTTTTCTAAGCTTTTTTCTTTATTAAATACTATAAAACTTTCATTTAAATGCATGAGTATTTTTAGAGAGCATAATATAAAAAAAATAGTTTGTGTTGGTGGATATAGTGCCGCTCCTACTGCATTTGCTGGAATTTTAACAAAAAAAGAAATTTATATACACGAGCAAAACGCAATTACTGGAAAGTTAAATAAATTTATAAAAAAATTTGCCAAAAAGTTTTTTAGTTCTTATGAGGGTAAATTTTATAGTTATCCTGTAAATTTAAAGTTTTTTGAATCCGCAAGAGTGCGAAATGAGCTAAAAACTATAATGTTTTTAGGTGGTTCTCAAGGGGCTAAATTTATAAATTCCCTAGCATTAGAATTAGCTTTAAGCCTAAAAGAAAAAAATATAAAAATAATCCATCAGTGTGGCTTGAGAGAATTTGATGAAATAAAACAAAAATACGAAGAACTTGGTGTAGAAGCTGAAATTTTTGCTTTTTCTAAAAACATAGAAGAAAGTATGAAAAACGCAGATCTTTGCATAAGTAGAGCTGGAGCAAGTTCGCTTTGGGAACTTTGTGCAAACAGGCTTCCTTGTATTTTTATACCTTTTCCATTTGCCGCTAAAAACCATCAGTTTTATAATGCCAAGTTTTTATATGAAAAAAATCTTTGTGTTTTAATAGAGCAAAAAAATGTAGATAAAAACACTGTTTTACGACACATTGACAATATAAATTTAGCCAAAATTTCTAGCGGATTAGCAAATATTATAGAAAAAAATGGAGCCAAAATAATAGTTGATGAAATTTTGGCTTAA
- a CDS encoding FtsW/RodA/SpoVE family cell cycle protein: MSPDRSLFYVCSLLITIGIIFSFSLPIYFVARNDYPMYHFLLRQFIAGSLSIFIMWFLSRLDPDKWLFRIGVLFFIIFTILMISMPFMPSSIARVVNGAKRWIHTPFFAISPVEFFKIGFIYCLAWSFSRKIDGSKKSFKTEIKILIPYILLFLFYVFLIAFMQNDLGQIAVLAVILIFLALFAGTSFKLFMMGFILSIGVAVVAILSTSHRLNRIINWWAYAQDIFLKFLPDDLASHLRVEVVLEQTGQVANSLNAIKYGSIYGQGFGFGSYKLGFLPDVHTDFVLAGISEEIGFVGFSFIAFLMFIVIFLILKISARSENKVYHLFSLGIALMIFTAFIINSYGVSSIIPLKGIPVPFLSYGGSSLLATSIGIGMVLMLAKKTSKKVRDDSN; encoded by the coding sequence TTGAGTCCAGATAGATCACTTTTTTATGTTTGCTCTTTGCTTATTACAATAGGCATAATTTTTTCTTTTTCTTTGCCTATATATTTTGTTGCAAGAAATGATTATCCTATGTATCACTTTTTATTAAGGCAGTTTATAGCTGGAAGTTTATCTATATTTATAATGTGGTTTTTATCTAGACTTGATCCAGATAAGTGGCTTTTTAGGATAGGGGTTTTATTTTTTATAATTTTTACTATTTTAATGATTTCGATGCCTTTTATGCCCTCTTCTATCGCTAGAGTTGTAAATGGTGCAAAAAGATGGATTCATACTCCATTTTTTGCCATATCACCTGTTGAATTTTTTAAAATAGGTTTTATATATTGTCTTGCATGGAGTTTTTCAAGAAAGATTGATGGTAGTAAAAAAAGCTTTAAAACCGAGATAAAAATTTTGATACCTTACATACTTTTATTTTTATTTTATGTATTTTTAATAGCTTTTATGCAAAATGATCTCGGACAAATTGCCGTTTTAGCCGTTATACTTATATTTTTGGCACTTTTTGCAGGAACTAGTTTCAAGCTTTTTATGATGGGTTTTATCCTTTCTATTGGAGTTGCAGTTGTTGCGATATTATCCACAAGCCATAGGCTTAATCGTATAATAAACTGGTGGGCTTATGCTCAAGATATTTTTTTAAAGTTTTTGCCTGATGATTTGGCCAGTCATTTAAGAGTGGAAGTTGTATTAGAGCAAACCGGACAAGTTGCAAATTCGCTAAATGCTATCAAATATGGCTCTATTTACGGACAAGGTTTTGGTTTTGGAAGTTATAAACTTGGTTTTTTGCCAGATGTTCATACAGACTTTGTGCTTGCTGGGATTAGCGAAGAGATAGGATTTGTTGGTTTTAGCTTTATTGCTTTTTTAATGTTTATAGTTATATTTTTGATACTTAAAATTTCTGCAAGAAGTGAAAATAAGGTTTATCATCTATTTTCTTTAGGTATTGCTCTTATGATTTTTACAGCTTTTATAATAAACTCTTATGGTGTAAGCTCTATAATCCCGCTTAAAGGAATTCCTGTGCCATTTTTAAGCTATGGTGGTAGCTCACTTCTTGCAACAAGTATTGGCATTGGAATGGTTTTAATGCTTGCAAAGAAAACTTCAAAAAAGGTTAGAGATGATAGCAATTAG
- a CDS encoding tyrosine-type recombinase/integrase, which translates to MKFKLDCKEDFNSSLLFWLTRYVKFKISSLSNKDLRDQKALASVNYSLTQGVENIHELDGLVKKARNAGIGGVNTYFNPLKKIYEQLLIYNLDSLKQIDEELLSEILASATGALSDASKKNYRISVINFFSFLDKQNEENGSAHIFDIELKNWGGISGNSGNKLPEYMSEDEVKRFLNAIDGSDFKTNTPRNRCIIKLILFTGIRVSEALNLKRKDIVEDGDLFVIRIRGKGNKYRIVMIKQHLISEYLNLLETNYNNKEGFLFINKNGGRLTQAYVSRIVEQILFKAGIRKEKNGAHMLRHTFATMLYKKQKDLVLIQEALGHASLNTSRIYTHFDSQKLKLAAKIAEDLNEQ; encoded by the coding sequence ATGAAGTTTAAATTAGATTGTAAAGAGGATTTTAACTCATCCCTTCTCTTTTGGCTTACAAGATATGTTAAATTTAAGATAAGCTCTCTTTCTAATAAAGACTTAAGAGATCAAAAAGCTTTAGCATCAGTAAATTACTCTCTTACGCAAGGTGTTGAAAATATACACGAGCTTGATGGACTTGTAAAAAAAGCAAGAAATGCTGGCATTGGTGGTGTAAATACCTATTTTAATCCACTTAAAAAGATATATGAACAACTTTTGATTTATAATTTGGATAGTTTAAAACAAATTGATGAGGAGTTATTAAGCGAAATTTTAGCAAGTGCGACAGGGGCATTAAGCGATGCTAGTAAAAAAAACTATAGGATAAGTGTTATAAATTTTTTTAGTTTTTTGGATAAACAAAATGAAGAAAATGGCTCTGCTCATATCTTTGACATAGAGCTTAAAAATTGGGGTGGTATTAGTGGAAATAGTGGCAATAAACTGCCTGAATATATGAGCGAAGATGAAGTTAAAAGATTTTTAAATGCTATTGATGGGAGTGATTTTAAAACAAATACCCCTAGAAACAGATGTATCATAAAACTTATTTTATTTACTGGAATTAGGGTTAGTGAAGCTTTAAATTTAAAAAGAAAAGATATTGTAGAAGATGGTGATCTTTTTGTCATAAGGATAAGAGGCAAAGGCAATAAATACAGAATCGTTATGATAAAACAACACTTAATAAGTGAGTATTTAAATTTACTTGAAACAAATTATAACAATAAAGAAGGATTTCTTTTTATAAATAAAAATGGCGGTCGTTTAACACAAGCTTATGTAAGTAGAATTGTAGAACAAATTTTATTTAAAGCTGGCATTAGAAAAGAAAAAAATGGTGCTCATATGCTTCGCCACACATTTGCTACAATGCTTTATAAAAAGCAAAAAGACTTGGTTTTGATACAAGAAGCTTTGGGGCATGCTAGTTTAAATACATCTAGAATTTATACTCATTTTGACTCACAAAAGTTAAAATTAGCAGCAAAAATTGCAGAAGATTTAAATGAGCAATAA
- a CDS encoding ABC transporter permease, whose amino-acid sequence MVKYLVFKYLRFDKTQPFIMLSALLAFLGVAIGLMVLIIAMAIMNGFDKEFERKLFTMNYPITIISLTKGGINDENVNKLRSKFTNLKFSPYITTQGVAKYGDRLEGVAVFGVDFKYEKDINKVVNDAIKDIKFDEFDALIGKGLSDMFLLSQNDKITLIFTKADAGGFSIMPKIKRFDVKSTFRSGLIAYDKSYVYVTNQALQKILGYESGIYDGIHVYSKDPFNDIKTIKSQLPQNARAIGWWEQNGNFFSALKLEKRALFIVLMLIILVASLNIISSLLMTVMNRRQEIALLLALGASKSEIKKSFFCLGSVIGGGGIIIGVLLGLFGVWLLGSFDIVNLPADVYGSSKLPMELSILDFVMIVVGAIIIVAVSSYYPAKKATQIDVLQTLRNE is encoded by the coding sequence ATGGTAAAATATCTTGTTTTTAAATATTTAAGATTTGATAAAACTCAGCCTTTTATAATGCTTAGTGCATTACTCGCTTTTCTTGGCGTTGCCATAGGGCTTATGGTATTAATAATAGCAATGGCTATAATGAATGGTTTTGATAAAGAATTTGAGAGAAAACTTTTTACCATGAATTACCCAATAACCATAATTAGTCTTACAAAAGGCGGCATAAATGATGAAAATGTAAATAAGCTAAGAAGTAAATTTACAAATCTCAAATTTAGTCCATATATCACAACTCAAGGTGTTGCAAAATACGGCGATAGACTAGAAGGAGTTGCTGTATTTGGCGTAGATTTCAAATACGAAAAAGATATAAATAAAGTTGTAAATGATGCTATAAAAGATATAAAATTTGACGAATTTGATGCACTTATAGGTAAAGGGCTTAGTGATATGTTTTTATTATCACAAAATGATAAAATCACGCTAATTTTTACTAAAGCCGATGCTGGTGGATTTTCCATCATGCCAAAGATAAAAAGGTTTGATGTAAAATCAACATTTAGATCAGGTCTTATAGCATATGATAAAAGCTATGTGTATGTTACAAATCAAGCCTTGCAAAAAATTTTAGGATATGAAAGTGGAATTTATGATGGAATTCATGTTTATTCAAAAGATCCATTTAATGATATAAAAACTATAAAATCACAACTTCCACAAAATGCAAGAGCTATAGGTTGGTGGGAACAAAATGGCAACTTTTTTTCAGCTTTAAAGCTTGAAAAGAGGGCACTTTTTATAGTTTTAATGCTTATAATACTAGTAGCTTCTTTAAATATTATAAGTTCACTTTTAATGACTGTTATGAATAGGCGTCAAGAAATTGCTCTTCTTTTAGCTCTTGGTGCTAGTAAGTCTGAGATCAAAAAAAGCTTTTTTTGTCTTGGTAGTGTAATAGGGGGTGGAGGGATAATCATAGGTGTTTTACTGGGGCTTTTTGGAGTATGGTTGCTTGGAAGCTTTGATATAGTAAATTTGCCAGCAGATGTCTATGGAAGTTCAAAATTACCTATGGAACTTTCTATCTTGGATTTTGTTATGATAGTTGTTGGAGCCATAATAATAGTAGCGGTTTCATCGTATTATCCTGCAAAAAAAGCAACGCAAATTGATGTTTTGCAAACTCTTAGAAATGAATAA
- the secA gene encoding preprotein translocase subunit SecA: protein MISAIRKVFGTKNDREVKKYFSKIKTINALESKYQNYSDDELKSTFNALREDIINGKKTQNEVLNDVFAIVRESSKRVLNMRHFDVQLIGGMVLNDGKIAEMKTGEGKTLVATLPVVLNAMNGKGVHVVTVNDYLAKRDAQQMGVLYNFLGLSVGVVLNGIHDDKSRQEAYGADITYGTNNEFGFDYLRDNMKFSADQKVQREHNFVIVDEVDSILIDEARTPLIISGPTNRTLDGYIRANEVAKQMIRGEAPKTPEEKATGDFTIDEKNKTVMITEEGITKAEKLFGVENLYSLDNAILSHHLDQALKAHNIFHKDVDYVVRNGEIVIVDEFTGRLSEGRRYSEGLHQALEAKEGVKIQEESQTLADITFQNYFRLYEKLSGMTGTAQTEATEFSQIYGLDVISIPTNVPVIRKDQNDLIYKTEREKFEAVIKEIRRANSNGQPVLVGTASIEKSEKLHELLVKAKIPHSVLNAKNHEKEAEIIMDAGAKGAVTIATNMAGRGVDIKISDEMKALGGLYIIGTERHESRRIDNQLRGRSGRQGDPGESRFYLSLEDNLLRIFGSDKIKNIMERLGIKDGEHIESKMVTRAVENAQKKVESLHFESRKHILEYDDVANEQRKTIYKYRNELLDKNYDLSDKIKLNRSEYIANVLDSLEIFHGSIKDNFDIDGVVNIIENDCGTHIQKEDLLGLDYDDLAQKINQILEQSYEAKMSFIDMEQRKHIEKVLYLQVVDTAWREHLYQMDVLKTGIGLRGYNHKDPLVEYKKESYNLFIELVNRLKFDSIKSLQIVQFKTKEDIEAEEALRKLEEKNEDIKFNKDEEQQETNSKRQPIVNKERKIRRNEPCPCGSGKKYKDCCGKSGPKKGLFA, encoded by the coding sequence ATGATTTCAGCAATTAGAAAAGTTTTTGGAACAAAAAATGATAGAGAAGTAAAAAAATATTTTTCAAAGATAAAAACCATTAATGCTTTAGAATCAAAATATCAAAATTATAGCGATGATGAGCTAAAATCAACTTTTAATGCTTTAAGAGAAGATATAATAAATGGTAAAAAAACTCAAAATGAAGTTTTAAATGATGTTTTTGCTATAGTTAGAGAATCATCAAAAAGAGTTTTAAATATGAGACATTTTGATGTTCAACTAATCGGCGGCATGGTTTTAAATGATGGAAAGATTGCTGAGATGAAAACAGGCGAGGGTAAAACTTTGGTCGCTACACTTCCTGTTGTTTTAAACGCAATGAACGGCAAGGGTGTTCATGTTGTTACTGTAAATGATTATCTTGCCAAAAGAGACGCACAGCAAATGGGTGTTTTGTATAACTTTTTAGGGCTTAGTGTTGGCGTTGTGTTAAATGGTATTCATGATGACAAAAGTAGACAAGAAGCGTATGGCGCTGATATAACTTACGGAACAAATAATGAGTTTGGTTTTGATTATCTCCGTGATAATATGAAATTTTCAGCAGATCAAAAAGTCCAAAGAGAGCATAATTTTGTAATAGTCGATGAAGTTGATAGTATCTTGATAGATGAAGCAAGAACACCGCTGATAATATCTGGTCCAACAAACAGAACTTTAGATGGATATATAAGAGCAAATGAAGTTGCAAAACAAATGATAAGAGGTGAAGCACCCAAAACTCCAGAGGAAAAAGCAACTGGGGATTTTACTATAGATGAAAAAAACAAAACCGTAATGATAACAGAAGAAGGCATTACAAAAGCGGAAAAACTTTTTGGGGTAGAAAATCTTTATAGTTTGGATAATGCAATCTTAAGCCATCATTTAGATCAAGCATTAAAAGCTCATAATATATTTCACAAAGATGTTGATTATGTAGTAAGAAACGGAGAAATAGTAATAGTTGATGAATTTACAGGAAGACTTAGCGAGGGAAGGCGTTATAGCGAGGGTCTCCATCAAGCATTAGAAGCAAAAGAGGGTGTTAAAATTCAAGAAGAAAGTCAAACTTTAGCTGATATTACTTTTCAAAACTATTTTAGACTTTATGAAAAGCTTTCTGGTATGACAGGAACAGCACAAACCGAAGCTACTGAATTTTCTCAAATTTATGGATTAGATGTTATATCTATCCCAACTAATGTACCTGTTATAAGAAAAGATCAAAATGACCTTATTTATAAAACAGAAAGAGAAAAATTTGAAGCAGTTATAAAAGAGATAAGAAGAGCAAATTCAAACGGGCAGCCAGTTTTAGTAGGAACTGCTTCCATTGAAAAAAGTGAAAAACTTCATGAGCTTTTGGTTAAAGCAAAAATTCCTCACTCAGTTTTAAATGCTAAAAACCATGAAAAAGAAGCCGAGATTATAATGGATGCAGGTGCAAAAGGTGCTGTAACTATAGCTACAAATATGGCAGGACGCGGTGTTGATATTAAAATAAGTGATGAAATGAAAGCTCTTGGCGGACTTTATATCATAGGAACAGAAAGGCATGAAAGTAGAAGGATAGATAATCAACTTCGTGGTCGTTCTGGTCGTCAAGGTGATCCAGGAGAGAGTAGGTTTTATCTAAGCTTAGAAGATAATTTGCTTAGAATTTTTGGAAGTGATAAGATAAAAAATATCATGGAAAGACTTGGAATTAAAGATGGCGAACATATAGAATCAAAAATGGTAACAAGGGCTGTTGAAAATGCTCAGAAAAAAGTTGAAAGTTTGCATTTTGAGTCAAGAAAACACATATTAGAGTATGATGATGTTGCAAATGAACAAAGAAAAACCATATATAAATATAGAAATGAACTTCTTGACAAAAACTATGATTTAAGTGATAAAATAAAATTAAATAGATCAGAGTATATAGCCAATGTTTTAGATAGCTTAGAAATTTTCCACGGAAGTATAAAAGATAATTTTGATATAGATGGTGTTGTAAATATAATAGAAAATGATTGTGGTACGCATATACAAAAAGAAGATTTGTTGGGACTTGATTATGATGATTTAGCTCAAAAAATAAATCAAATTTTAGAACAATCTTATGAAGCAAAAATGAGCTTTATTGATATGGAACAAAGAAAACATATAGAAAAAGTGCTTTATTTACAAGTTGTTGATACTGCATGGAGAGAGCATTTGTATCAAATGGATGTTTTAAAAACCGGCATAGGTTTGAGAGGATATAATCATAAAGATCCTTTAGTAGAGTATAAAAAAGAGAGTTATAATCTTTTTATTGAACTTGTTAACAGGCTTAAATTTGATAGTATAAAATCTCTTCAAATAGTTCAGTTTAAAACAAAAGAAGATATAGAAGCGGAAGAAGCGTTAAGAAAACTTGAAGAAAAAAATGAAGATATCAAATTTAATAAAGATGAAGAACAACAAGAAACTAACTCAAAAAGACAACCCATTGTAAATAAAGAAAGAAAAATTCGTAGAAATGAGCCTTGCCCTTGTGGAAGCGGCAAAAAATATAAAGATTGTTGCGGAAAAAGTGGTCCTAAAAAAGGTCTTTTTGCTTAA
- the lolA gene encoding LolA-like outer membrane lipoprotein chaperone: protein MKKISILFTLCVMVFANDLDFMSLKSDFIQTVTSGKTKIIYKGSLSAIDDNKAVWNYIEPTNKTIYFGYDKVMIVEPDLEQVIVSSLKDSPNLTKILKSAKKVSADEYQALHDGITYKVKFQNSLPSVITYKDKLDNFVEIKLSNTQKDISIDRNDFIPNIPDNYDIVKN, encoded by the coding sequence ATGAAAAAAATATCTATCTTATTTACACTTTGTGTTATGGTTTTTGCAAATGATCTTGATTTTATGAGCTTAAAAAGCGACTTTATACAAACAGTAACAAGTGGTAAAACAAAGATTATTTATAAAGGAAGCCTTAGTGCAATAGATGATAATAAAGCTGTTTGGAACTACATAGAACCAACAAATAAAACTATATATTTTGGTTATGATAAAGTCATGATTGTTGAACCTGATTTAGAGCAAGTTATAGTTTCAAGCTTAAAAGATAGTCCAAATTTAACCAAAATTTTAAAAAGTGCAAAAAAAGTATCAGCAGACGAATATCAAGCGCTCCACGATGGAATAACATATAAAGTTAAATTTCAAAACTCGCTTCCAAGCGTTATAACATATAAAGATAAATTAGATAATTTTGTAGAAATAAAGCTAAGCAATACACAAAAAGATATTTCTATAGATAGGAATGATTTTATTCCAAATATTCCAGATAACTACGATATAGTTAAAAATTAA
- a CDS encoding ATP-dependent DNA helicase, with the protein MLDKVLEILKKSNLFLTGGGGVGKSYLVLEIIKHYQKNSKKVIVLGSTGISAVGIGGVTLHSFFKIGICSNYDELKIYDKKNKQKLKELNEILKSCDLIVIDEISMVSADIMELIYYRITNSEFNGKFILVGDFYQLPPVKKESTNTLFDLTYAFSSNAWNDLNLVNIELYGSKRTDDKIFYDFLSKLRVGNVGVNEINYLKSFLRNNIDYNDSSVLFGTNSEVDKLNMIKLQSIDSPLEISNGYFEIYDENLNENILQKWINNLNITDELKIKIGAKIIFTTNKWGEFFNGQRGEIVDIIKNYDTIDFVKVLMENGNTVDIIRQKYDLSEYAFDGSEMKENVRASYFQFPFKLAYAITIHKSQGMSINNLTCNLDKIFVSGQLYVALSRSSNPKNLKIIFNRNENFENYIKKNATINLEVANFYAKNSFINL; encoded by the coding sequence TTGTTAGATAAAGTTTTAGAAATTTTAAAAAAATCAAATCTATTTTTAACTGGCGGCGGCGGTGTTGGAAAGAGTTATTTGGTTTTAGAAATTATAAAACATTATCAAAAAAACTCAAAAAAAGTTATAGTGCTTGGAAGTACTGGTATAAGTGCAGTTGGCATAGGTGGAGTTACGCTTCATAGTTTTTTTAAGATAGGAATTTGTTCAAATTATGATGAGTTAAAAATTTATGATAAGAAAAATAAACAGAAATTAAAAGAATTAAATGAAATTTTAAAGAGTTGTGATCTTATAGTTATAGATGAAATTTCTATGGTTTCAGCCGATATTATGGAACTTATTTATTATCGCATTACAAATAGCGAATTTAATGGTAAATTTATATTAGTTGGAGATTTTTACCAACTTCCGCCAGTTAAAAAAGAGTCTACAAATACTCTTTTTGATTTAACTTATGCTTTTTCGTCCAATGCTTGGAATGATTTAAATTTAGTAAATATTGAACTTTATGGCTCAAAAAGAACAGATGATAAAATATTTTATGATTTTCTTTCAAAACTAAGAGTTGGAAATGTTGGGGTTAATGAGATAAATTATCTTAAATCATTTTTAAGAAATAATATAGATTACAATGATTCAAGTGTGCTTTTTGGGACTAATTCTGAAGTTGATAAACTAAATATGATAAAACTCCAAAGCATTGATTCTCCACTTGAAATTTCTAATGGTTATTTTGAAATTTACGATGAAAATTTAAATGAAAATATATTACAAAAGTGGATAAATAATCTAAATATAACAGATGAGCTAAAGATAAAAATAGGTGCAAAAATCATATTTACTACAAATAAATGGGGCGAGTTTTTTAATGGCCAAAGAGGCGAGATAGTAGATATCATTAAAAATTACGACACGATAGATTTTGTTAAAGTTTTGATGGAAAATGGAAATACGGTAGATATCATTAGACAAAAATATGATTTAAGCGAATATGCTTTTGATGGTAGTGAAATGAAAGAAAATGTAAGAGCTAGTTATTTTCAGTTTCCTTTCAAATTAGCTTATGCTATTACTATACATAAATCGCAAGGAATGAGTATAAATAATCTTACTTGTAATCTAGATAAAATTTTTGTCTCAGGACAGCTTTATGTGGCACTTTCTCGATCTAGTAATCCAAAAAATTTAAAAATAATTTTCAATAGAAATGAAAACTTTGAAAATTATATTAAAAAAAATGCTACAATAAATTTAGAAGTTGCTAATTTTTATGCAAAAAATAGCTTTATAAATTTATAG
- a CDS encoding phosphomannomutase/phosphoglucomutase has protein sequence MIDQIFREYDIRGIFGDDLNESCVKLIGLKLGKIMQEKGVKTLSIGYDARLSRNDLFSWIVSGLKKNDIKIFDIGMAPTPVGYFSVFSEKFDANIMITGSHNPKEYNGFKITIFKDSYFGKDLQYLKSLIIEALNQNLDKDIKIDSNIEKYDILSEYINFFVKEFAHLKDFKIPFVADCANGTAGITLGEICKRLNLNSTILYEKPDGNFPNHHPDPTIQENLKDVKKYMSENNLNLGIAFDGDADRVAILTPKRDIKGDELACLFTLNMKNPRVLGEVKCSKIMFDYIDKIGKSFIGKTGHSNIKKAMKELNIDLAAEVSGHIFFKERYFGFDDAMYAMMRVLELLYLGYDLDKELDKLPRLYSTDEIKVKTSEENKFKIIEILKDKIKSGIKELPQIKELIEIDGIRVHFDEGWALVRASNTTPVLVTRFEANSKEFLEKMQKIFSLVLDDIKSSL, from the coding sequence ATGATAGATCAAATTTTTAGAGAATACGATATAAGAGGTATCTTTGGCGATGATTTAAATGAGAGTTGTGTTAAGTTGATAGGGTTAAAACTCGGTAAAATCATGCAAGAAAAAGGTGTAAAAACACTAAGTATAGGATATGATGCAAGACTTAGCAGAAATGACCTTTTTTCTTGGATTGTTAGTGGGCTTAAAAAAAATGATATAAAAATTTTTGATATAGGAATGGCTCCAACTCCTGTTGGTTATTTTAGTGTTTTTAGTGAAAAATTTGATGCAAATATCATGATAACTGGATCTCATAATCCAAAAGAATACAATGGATTTAAGATTACTATTTTTAAAGATAGTTATTTTGGCAAAGATCTGCAATATCTTAAAAGTTTGATAATTGAGGCTTTAAATCAAAATTTAGATAAAGACATAAAAATAGATTCAAACATAGAAAAATATGATATTTTAAGTGAATATATAAATTTCTTTGTAAAAGAATTCGCTCATTTAAAAGACTTTAAAATTCCTTTCGTGGCTGATTGTGCAAATGGAACTGCTGGTATAACTCTTGGTGAAATTTGTAAAAGATTAAATTTAAACTCAACTATTCTTTATGAAAAACCAGATGGAAACTTCCCTAACCATCATCCAGATCCAACTATACAAGAAAATTTAAAAGATGTAAAAAAATATATGTCAGAAAATAACTTAAATTTAGGTATAGCTTTTGATGGAGATGCAGATAGGGTTGCTATTTTAACTCCAAAAAGAGATATCAAAGGCGATGAGCTTGCCTGTCTTTTTACTTTGAATATGAAAAACCCAAGAGTTTTAGGAGAAGTAAAATGCTCTAAGATTATGTTTGATTATATAGACAAAATAGGCAAAAGTTTTATAGGAAAAACGGGGCATAGCAACATAAAAAAAGCTATGAAAGAGCTAAACATAGATTTAGCAGCCGAAGTTAGCGGGCATATATTTTTCAAAGAGAGATATTTTGGTTTTGATGATGCGATGTATGCTATGATGAGGGTTTTAGAGCTTTTATATCTAGGCTATGATCTTGATAAAGAGCTTGATAAACTACCAAGACTTTATAGTACGGACGAAATAAAAGTAAAAACAAGTGAAGAAAATAAATTTAAAATCATAGAAATTTTAAAAGATAAAATAAAAAGTGGAATAAAAGAACTTCCGCAGATAAAAGAACTTATAGAAATAGATGGTATAAGGGTTCATTTTGATGAGGGCTGGGCGTTAGTAAGAGCTTCAAACACAACTCCTGTTTTGGTTACAAGATTTGAGGCAAACTCAAAAGAATTTTTAGAAAAAATGCAAAAAATCTTTAGTTTAGTTTTAGATGATATAAAATCTAGTTTATAA
- a CDS encoding Hsp20/alpha crystallin family protein, whose translation MKVTNYNPLFSLNPFEDGFFSIVNRSENFKPMVNLREDEKGYNIEVDLPGIKKEDVNIELNDGILKISGERKFNKSEQKDEKYHKTESFFGKFERSFSISKDIDTANIQAKQEDGVLDIFLPKAEIISQSKKIEIK comes from the coding sequence ATGAAAGTTACAAATTACAACCCATTGTTTAGTTTAAATCCGTTTGAAGATGGATTTTTTTCTATTGTAAATAGAAGTGAAAACTTCAAACCTATGGTAAATTTAAGAGAAGATGAAAAAGGTTATAACATAGAAGTTGATCTTCCTGGAATTAAAAAAGAAGATGTAAATATAGAATTAAATGATGGTATTTTGAAAATATCTGGAGAAAGAAAATTTAATAAAAGCGAACAAAAAGATGAAAAATATCACAAAACAGAAAGTTTTTTTGGTAAATTTGAAAGAAGTTTTAGTATATCAAAAGATATAGATACCGCTAACATACAAGCAAAACAAGAAGATGGAGTGCTAGATATTTTCTTGCCAAAAGCTGAAATTATATCTCAAAGTAAAAAAATAGAAATTAAATAA